AAGATCGGGCCGTGACGGGACTTTTAGCGAATGCCGGTATGGGCGTTTTTGCGTTGGCTTACGGATGGGCACTGAGCGATCAATCCTGGCTTTTATTTTTGATAACGGGGTTTCCCTATTTTATTTTCAATGGAGCGCTTTGCGTTCTCACAATGATCCCCGATACGGAAGGCGATGCGGCTACATCCAAAAAAACATTCACCGTGCGATACGGCGTTACGTTTAGTATGTATACGGCATTTATTCTTTTTTGTATAGCAGCTATCACGGCTTTCATTCTGGACCAATACGTGCTGCTCGTCGTTTTGGTATCCGTCATCCCGATGTTTATTTTTATGGTCATTCGTAAAACAAAACCCGATGCAATTCGTGCTTTGAAATTCAGCATATTTTCTTTTACTTCTTTAGTCGCGATGTATTTTCCTTTTTATATTATCCTGTTGATCTTTCTTTTTGTATGTACGCGATGGTATTTCAAAGCGCGGTTTGATTTTG
The genomic region above belongs to bacterium and contains:
- a CDS encoding UbiA family prenyltransferase, translated to MPASSSKTLRRLDYFFILRPILFIPGWTTTLAGYMAATGQAKHWPVWNGLWYPDMMGLFISTAMLMGSGFLVNQLRDIETDRINKKLFFLHDGSVNPRILILQAILLSVGCLVMASFWGERMLVVHFFGWLLIAVLYNLPPFRLKDRAVTGLLANAGMGVFALAYGWALSDQSWLLFLITGFPYFIFNGALCVLTMIPDTEGDAATSKKTFTVRYGVTFSMYTAFILFCIAAITAFILDQYVLLVVLVSVIPMFIFMVIRKTKPDAIRALKFSIFSFTSLVAMYFPFYIILLIFLFVCTRWYFKARFDFDYPNLQGR